A segment of the Streptomyces sp. NBC_00376 genome:
GCCCGGCATGGCGGACGGCACCCTCTACGTGAGCGGCCAGACCGGTCTCATCACGGCGCTCGACCCCGCGACCGGCCGGAAGAAGTGGTCCCGGCAGACGGGCGTGGAGGGGGCGTCGGGTCCCGTGGCGGGAGACGGCGCGCTGTATTTCAGCTCGGCCACCGGCCGGGTGGTCGCGCTGTCACCGTCCGATGGCGAACCGCTGTGGACAACCGATCCGCAGGCCGATGGTCTGACGGGTGAGCAGGGCGCAAGCCCGCGCGTGACCGTCGCGGGGCGTGCGGTGGTCGTGGCCGCGGCCAAGAACACCCTCTTCGCCTTCGACACGCAGAAGCCGCCGAAGTCGGGCTGACCCCGGCGGGGTTGCGGGGGAGGGCCCGTTCCGTCGGGGCGGGCCCTCCCGGTCAGCAGGAGGTCAGACGCGGTCGGCCGCGATGAGCAGGTACTGGAAGGACCCGTCCCTGTAGGAGTTGATGAACGCGTCCTCGATTCCCGTGACCAGCGAAGACGTGGCCCTCAGCTCCCAGTAGGGCAGGGTGTCGGGGGTGAGGTCGACGACGGCCTGTGGCACGAGGCGATTGTCGGCCATGGCGCGCAGGTACTCCCGGCGCGAGTGGATGTTGCACTCGAAGTGCGCGTTGATCTGCGAGACCCACTTCGAGGGCTGGCCGTACCGCGGGTTCCAGCAGCCGGTGATGGTCACGTAGCGGCCGCCGACCGCGAGGACGCGGGAATGCTCGGCGAAGAGGTCGTGCAGATCGACGTACATGCTCGACTCGTTGTTCCAGGAAGCCGCGGCCGACCCGGTCTCGAAGGGCATGGCGAGCATGTTGCAGACGCGGGCACGGACGTGGTCCTGGAGGCGGAGTTCACGGGCACGGTTGTTGGCGAAGTCGGCTTGCTTGGCCGACAGCGTGACACCTTCGACCTTGCATCCGAAGCGCTGGTGCGCCATCACCATCGAGCCGCCGCGGCCACAGCCGGCGTCCACCAGGGTGTCGTCGCGCCCGATGTCACCGAGGTGCCCCAGGAGGAACTCCGCCTGTGCCGACTCCAGCCGGTGGAGTTCGGCGATCAGTTTCTTCTCGCTCTCGCTGTCCTCGGCGTCGCCGAGTGCGGAGCGGTCGACGTCACCGATGCCGTAGTGGTGGTGGTAGAGGCCGTCGACATCGCCGAGACGCAGGTTCACGGGCCTGGCCTCTCCGTCCCAGTAGCGGGCGATGTCGCTCTGGTAGGGCGTCGCCGGGCGGGGGATGCGCAGGGAGGCGGGGGCGGCGGTGAGTTCGGTGTTGGTCACGATGAATCCATTCTCTTACCAGAAGTCGGGCAGGCTGTAGCGATAGGTGTTGGACTGGTGCCAGTAGTGGTTGCCGTCGACCCACGCGGCCACGCCCCGCAGGAAGCGCTGCACATTCGGGGCGGGGCAGGCGGCGGCCAGGGCGGCGGCTTCGGTCTCGAAGTCGTGCATGAGGTCGTTGTGGACCTCGACCGACTTCAGATAGGCGTCCCGGTCGGAGAGGCCCTCACGTTCGGCGATCACGACGGGCAGGTTCAGGTGCCGGCCGGGAGCAGCGAGTTCCTTGGTGTACGAGTAGAGGTCGTTCACGATGGTCGTCGCGTTTCCCGCGAGGGCGATGACCCTTTGCACGGCGGGCCGGGCGTTCAGGTCCGCCGGCAGTTCGTAGCCGCCGACGGTGTCGGTGATGGTGGGGCAGGGCGGTGTGCGCCAGCAGAAGGCGTTCGCCGAGGCCGATGGGCGAGCCCCCGTGGTCCTCGCAGCCCTTCGGACCAGGGCCGCTACTTGGGCCAGCGGGCGATCTGCACGTTCTCCAGCACGCCGACCGCGTCCGGCACGAGGATCGCGGCGGAGTAGTAGGTACTGACGAGGTAGGACATGATCGCCTTCTCGTCGATGCCCATGAAGCGGACCGACAGCCCCGGTTCGTACTCGTCCGGCAGCCCGGTCTGGTGCAGACCGATGACGCCCTGGTTCTCCTCGCCGGTACGCATGACGAGGATCGAGCTGGTCTTCTCCGGTGTGACGGGGATCTTGTTGCACGGGAGGATCGGGACCCCGCGCCAGGCCGGGACCTGCTGGCCGCCGAGGTCGACGTGGTCCGGATAGATCCCACGCGAGTTGAACTCACGCCCGATCGCCGCGATCGTCCGGGGGTGCGCGAGGAAGAACTTGGAACCGCGGCGCCGACAGAGCAGTTCGTCCATGTCGTCCGGGGTCGGCGGGCCGGAGTGCGTCTGGATGCGCTGCTTGAAGTCGGCGTTGTGAAGCAGGCCGAACTCCCGGTTGGTGATCAGCTCGTGCTCCTGGCGCTCGCGCAACGCCTCGACGGTGAGCCTGAGTTGCTCCTGGGTCTGGTTCATCGGCCCGTTGTAGAGGTCGGCGACCCTCGTGTGGATCCGCAGAACGGTCTGGGCGACCGAGAGTTCGTACTCGCGGGGATCGAGTTCGTAATCGACGAACGCGCCGGGCAACTCGTGCTCGCCGGTGTGGCCGGCCGACATCGCGATCTCCGCCTCACCGCGATGGTTCTGCCGCCGGCGGGAGGGCGATGAGAATGCTTCGAGGTGCTCCCGGAGGCTCGGCGCCGTGGACAGCACGGCCGCGAAGTCGGCGCGTGACAGCGTGAGCAGTGTGCCCGAGGTCTCGGCGGTGGCGGTCTGCTCCCACCGGGCGTCCCCGTCCAGGAGGACGTTCTCTCCGAACCGGTCGCCGTCGGCGAGTACGTCCAGGGTGACCTCGTCGCCGTAACTTCCCACGGAGGACTGCCTGATGCGGCCGTGGGCGATCAGGTGGAGCCTGTCCGCGGGCGTCCCGCGCTCGACCAGCGTCTCGCCGGCCCGGAAGTCGCGTTGCACGCACCGATCGGCGATGGCCGTCAGTACCTCCACGTCGTCGAAGCCGCGCAGCAGAGCCAGTTCACCGAGCTCACGGGGGATCACCCTGACGTCGGAGCCGTTCTGGACGAAGTCCACGCTCCCGTCGCCGACGGTGTAGGCCAGGCGACGGTTCACCCGGTAGGCCCCACCCCGGGCCTCCACCCACGGGAGCATCCGCAGCAGCCAGCGAGAGGTGATCTCCTGCATCTGCGGGGCGGATTTGGTCGTGGTGGCGAGGTTGCGGGCAGCCGCCGTGCCCAGGCTGGACTGCCGGGGCAGCTCCAGTTGTGTTTCCGGGCTCTAGTCAGTGGTCATCGGGCGAAGTTCTCCTTGGTGAGGGCGTTGATGTGCGTATGCGGACGCCGCGGGGCAACAAGAGGGAAAAGGGGTATGTGAACGGGAATCCGTCCAGGTCCACAGGGACACTAATGGCCGCTTCGCCCTCCGGACCAAGGAAAGTTGCCGACATCAACTCGATACGATGATCGTGCCCGCGTGATGTTTGTCCGAGTATCAGCGAGATCCAGCAGCGATCGGCGGCGCGTCCTGGCAAGTGGCCGGTTCGGCTCCGGCGGTGTGGGACCGACGAGTCCAGGGCGGCAGGGGTGCCGTATGCGAAGGGTGCCGGCGACGGCCTCGGGTTTCTCCCGGATGGGCCGCGATCTCAACAGCCCGGTGGGCGGATACGGTGTGTGGAGCTCGTACTACGACTCTCCTCAACTGCGGTTCTACTGGGAGAAGACCGAAGGTCTGAAGTTCCGCCGCAAGCTGCGGATCCGCCACTACGGGGATCTCGACGGGGTCACCGACGAGTCGCCGGTGTGCGTGGAGATCAAGCAGCGCGTCGACCGGGTCACGCAGAAGAGGCGGATCACCCTGCCGTACGGGGTGGCGCGACGCCTGTGCGACGGCCGCGAGATGGTCGACCACACGGCGAAGGAGAGCGCCTTCACCCAGGAGGTTCTCGAACTGGTCGTGCGGCTGAATCTGCAGCCCACCGCGATCACGGGCTACCAGCGCGAGGCCCTGGCGGGCCGGGACGCCGACACCGGGCTGCGGGTCACCTTCGACCGGCGCATACGCGGCCGGGACCGGGACTTTCTCTTCGGCACTCCCACTCCGGAGAACCGGTTCATCATCCCGCCGCACATGTCGGTGATGGAGATCAAGGCGAACGAGCGCACCCCGCACTGGATCACCGACCCGGCCGCCCGGCGCAACCTCGGCCTGGTCCGGATCTCCAAGTACGTGCAGTCCATCGAGGCGTTCGGCCTTGCGCCGCACTCGGTCTTCCATAGCCGCGAGGCAGACTTCCCGCCGCCCGCCCCCATCGAGCAGCAGCCGCTCACGCTGCCGAAAGCAGGAGCACAGTCAACTTCGATCTGCAGGAACTCAGCGGGACTTTCAGCGGACCGGTACCGGCCGACTCCACGACGGCAGCCAGCACACCGTCGCCATCAGAGGAAGCGGCGAGCTCCGCAACACCATCACCCACTGACCGGACCGTCGCAGAACTCGATGAGCACCGGCGAATCCTCTCGTCGGGGCACGGGTATACGGAAGCCGGCGTCACGAGTGGGGCGTTGCGGGGTGCCGCGCGAGCTCGGTGCGTTCGAGCCTCGCGCGCATGAGCCAGGTCGCGCCCGTGAGAAGGGTGACGATCGTGGCCACGGCCCCGGCGTGGACGTGGTTGCTGTGGGTGAAGGCGGTCGTGGCTGCTTCGGTCGGCGCGGCGTTGTCCGCGGGCGGTAGCTTCGCCGCCCGGTCGGTCGGGCGGCGGGTCGCTCCACCGGGACGCGGGTCCCGACGCGCACAACCACGCGCACAACCACGCGCACAACGACGCGTAACGAGGCGGGGATCAGACCTGTTGCGGCTCGGTGGCGTCACGATTCCGCGCAGTTCCGGAAATCGTTTTGAATGCGTTCGAAGACACTCTAGAGTCATGCAGCCCGAGACCGACGGCGAGCATGACGGCTGTTGGTCTCCGCGTAGCCCCCTGCGCGAGCCGAACGCTGCGAACCCGTCCCGCGCAGGACCGGACAACCGAAACAGGGGGGACCCAACCGCATGAAGACATATACCGGTCGGCGCGCCAGAACCGCCGCCGCGGCCACGGGACTGGCAGCCGTGCTGCTCGCTGCCACCCCGGGCATCGCCACGGCAGCCGGGGGAAACCTTCCTCCGCTTCAGCCGAGCATCGACACCCTCACCGTCGACTCCACCAAGGCCTGTTCCGACGAGCCCGTCTACGTACCCCGCGCACCCGAACTCCGGGCCGTCGTCGAGGACACGACGGAGGACAACGAGGAGTGGGAGACCAACGGGGCCGGCGCCGAGTTCGAGGCGTGGTGGACCGACGCCGACGGAGCCCAGCAGCGCCGCACCCACACCTCCGGCATCGTGAACTCGCCCATCACTCAGCTGTGGCGGACCCCCACCGACCTCCCGGCCGACACCGTCATCTCCTGGCACGTGCGGGCCGTCGACGACGAGGCCGCGACCTCCGCCTGGAGCGATGAAATCCCCGGTATCACCTGCCGGTTCATCATCGACACGGTCAGCCCCGAGCCCGCGACGGTTGCCTCGGAGCAGTACCCGGACGACGAGAGCGGCTGGCACGACGGCGTCGGCGTCTACGGCAGCTTCACTTTCGACTCCCCGTCCCAGGACGTCCTCGAGTACGTCTACACCGTTCTCGGCTCCGTACCGAAGCGGGTCCGGCCCGAGGAGCCGGGCGGACCGGCCACCATCCGGTGGATGCCGGAATCCGGCGGGCCCTACTACATGCAGGTCCGCGCCGTGGACCGGGCCGGACGGTCCAGCTCCGAGACGACCTACTGGATGCGCGTAGCCGAGGGCCGCGCACCCGTCGCCCACTGGAAGCTCGCCGACCCGGCAGGAGCGGACCACGCCGCCGCCGAGGCCGGCCCCGCGGCCCGCGCCGGGAGCGGTGTCCGCTTCGGCGCCCCCGCTCCGTCCCGCACCGATCTCACCTCCACCGTCAGCCTCGACGGCCGGGGCAACAGCTACCTCACCCCGGACGTCCCCGCGACGGACACCACCAAGACCTTTGCCCTCTCCGCCTGGGTCCGCCCCTCCGCCACCGGCACTGCGATGACGGTGGCCGGCCAGGACGCCGCCGACGACACCTCCGCCTTCACCCTCGGCCTGCGCCCGGCCTCGGGCTCCTCCGCCACCTGGGCCTTCCGCTACGGCGCCACCACCCTCACCGGCGGCAGCGCCTCGGTCGGCGGATGGGCCCACCTGACCGGCCTGTACGACACCGAGGACAAGACGCTGCGTCTCTACGTGAACGGCAAGGAAGTCGACTCCGAGACCGGCGTCGCCCCGGTGGCCGCCCCCGGCGCCTTCCAGATCGGCCGCGCCCGCGGCGACTCCGGTGCGCGCTGGAAGGGCGAGATCGGCGACGTCCGAGTCTGGGACCGGGTCGTGCCCCGCGAGGAGATCGAGCGACTGGGGTCCCGCCCCGCCGAACTGGCCGCCGCCTGGGACATCGAGCGGACCGATGACGGTGTGATCCCCGGCCGGGACGGCGACAAGCCGCTCACCCTGCACGGCGGCGCCGGCTTCTACACCCCCGACATCGAGGGCTGCCTCGAAGACCCCGACTGCGTCGACTTTCCGGCGGACGCCCTCGACGGCAACGACCACCTGTTCCTGGACGGTACGGACGACTACGCCGCCACCAGCGGCCCCGTCGTCGACACCGCCGACAGCTTCAGCGCCGGCCTGCGGGTCCGTTTCGCGGACACCACCCCCGACCGGCCGATGACCGTGCTGTCGCAGGGCGACGCCGACAGCGACGCCTTCAAGGTCCGCTACGACCCGGCCGCGTCCCAGTGGCAGTTGATCGTCACCGACGGCAGCGGACCGGGCGCCGCTGAGACAGTTGTCGCCGGACCCGGCGCTCCCACTTCGTTCTCCGACGAAGTGGTCGTCGTGTACGACGACTCCGAGGGGCACATCACCCTGTACGTCAACGGTGAGGCCGTGGCCGGCACGGAGTTCAACGCCTCCTGGAACGCCCCGGGCCCGCTCCAGATCGGTCGCGGCCACACCGCTGACGGCGGCTGGGGCGAGTACTTCCACGGTGGGGCGGACACCGTCCGTGTCTTCAGCGGAGCCCTCACCGCGTCCCAGGTGAAGTCGTTCGCCTACCTCTACTGAGGCCCGCGGAAGCAGCCCCCGGGAGTTCTCGATCCCGAACGGGCCGGAGGAGGGCCTGACCGCGCCGGGGGGCGTGGTCAGGCCGAGCCCGTCTCCCGTGCCTGGGCCATCGCGATGAGCCGGGCCATCATCGACGTCTGGTTGTACGGCGAACGCCCCATCAGGCACTCCCGGAGGAGCAGGCCGAGGGTGAAGATGTCGGACCGGGTGTCCGGGCGATCGCCCACCACCTGCTCGGGCGACATGTAGCCCGGTGCGCCGATCACCATTCCCGCCATGGTGATCGCCGTGCGTTCCTCACCGCTCTCCAGCACGTGCGCCACGCCCAGATCCACGACCACCGCGCCGCGCTGCGGGTGCAGGATCACATTGCTCGGCTTCAGGTCGATGCGCGAGAGTCCCAGGGAGGCCAAATGCATCAGGGCCGCCCCGAGTTGCCGGGCAATCCCGACCGTCCGGTCCGCGGACAGCGGTCCTCCGTCCCCGAGAACGTTCCCCAGGGTCGGTCCTTCGACGAGTTCCATCACCAGGGCGAGTTCCGGTTCCTCCACCACGTCCACCGTCCGCGCGACGTGACGGCGCCGGACCCTCATCCCGATACGGGCCTCACGGCGGAACGACGCCACCAGGCTCTGCCGGGGTGCCATCCCCACCGTCCCGCCCCGTTCGCTTCCCTCCGAGTGCGTCTGCTTGAAGGACAGCGAGGTCCGCATGTAGGCCAGGATCAACGCGTTCTGCACGTCGGGCAGCCGATCGAGCAGGCCGTGGTCCTCCAGGCTCTCGAAGACCCGCCGGACCACCGCGAACAGGCGTTGGTCGGCCTCCATCCGCCGCGCGACGTTGAGATGCACGGGGAGCAGCACATCCCCTGCCGGTCGTGTCCCGGCGGCTTCCGCCAACGCCCGCATCACCAGCGTGGACTTCCCGACGCCCCGGAAGCCCGTGATCAGGAACGTGCCACCGTGCGAGTAGGTCAGCCGCCTGCGCAGGCCGGCCACCAGATCCTCGTGCCCCAGAACCGGTATGGCGGGGTCGTCGATGGGCAGCGGCTCGTGGATGTAGCGGA
Coding sequences within it:
- a CDS encoding family 2B encapsulin nanocompartment shell protein — translated: MPRQSSLGTAAARNLATTTKSAPQMQEITSRWLLRMLPWVEARGGAYRVNRRLAYTVGDGSVDFVQNGSDVRVIPRELGELALLRGFDDVEVLTAIADRCVQRDFRAGETLVERGTPADRLHLIAHGRIRQSSVGSYGDEVTLDVLADGDRFGENVLLDGDARWEQTATAETSGTLLTLSRADFAAVLSTAPSLREHLEAFSSPSRRRQNHRGEAEIAMSAGHTGEHELPGAFVDYELDPREYELSVAQTVLRIHTRVADLYNGPMNQTQEQLRLTVEALRERQEHELITNREFGLLHNADFKQRIQTHSGPPTPDDMDELLCRRRGSKFFLAHPRTIAAIGREFNSRGIYPDHVDLGGQQVPAWRGVPILPCNKIPVTPEKTSSILVMRTGEENQGVIGLHQTGLPDEYEPGLSVRFMGIDEKAIMSYLVSTYYSAAILVPDAVGVLENVQIARWPK
- a CDS encoding serine/threonine-protein kinase — its product is MPRLALHSEFRYIHEPLPIDDPAIPVLGHEDLVAGLRRRLTYSHGGTFLITGFRGVGKSTLVMRALAEAAGTRPAGDVLLPVHLNVARRMEADQRLFAVVRRVFESLEDHGLLDRLPDVQNALILAYMRTSLSFKQTHSEGSERGGTVGMAPRQSLVASFRREARIGMRVRRRHVARTVDVVEEPELALVMELVEGPTLGNVLGDGGPLSADRTVGIARQLGAALMHLASLGLSRIDLKPSNVILHPQRGAVVVDLGVAHVLESGEERTAITMAGMVIGAPGYMSPEQVVGDRPDTRSDIFTLGLLLRECLMGRSPYNQTSMMARLIAMAQARETGSA
- a CDS encoding geranyl diphosphate 2-C-methyltransferase: MTNTELTAAPASLRIPRPATPYQSDIARYWDGEARPVNLRLGDVDGLYHHHYGIGDVDRSALGDAEDSESEKKLIAELHRLESAQAEFLLGHLGDIGRDDTLVDAGCGRGGSMVMAHQRFGCKVEGVTLSAKQADFANNRARELRLQDHVRARVCNMLAMPFETGSAAASWNNESSMYVDLHDLFAEHSRVLAVGGRYVTITGCWNPRYGQPSKWVSQINAHFECNIHSRREYLRAMADNRLVPQAVVDLTPDTLPYWELRATSSLVTGIEDAFINSYRDGSFQYLLIAADRV
- a CDS encoding LamG domain-containing protein, which gives rise to MKTYTGRRARTAAAATGLAAVLLAATPGIATAAGGNLPPLQPSIDTLTVDSTKACSDEPVYVPRAPELRAVVEDTTEDNEEWETNGAGAEFEAWWTDADGAQQRRTHTSGIVNSPITQLWRTPTDLPADTVISWHVRAVDDEAATSAWSDEIPGITCRFIIDTVSPEPATVASEQYPDDESGWHDGVGVYGSFTFDSPSQDVLEYVYTVLGSVPKRVRPEEPGGPATIRWMPESGGPYYMQVRAVDRAGRSSSETTYWMRVAEGRAPVAHWKLADPAGADHAAAEAGPAARAGSGVRFGAPAPSRTDLTSTVSLDGRGNSYLTPDVPATDTTKTFALSAWVRPSATGTAMTVAGQDAADDTSAFTLGLRPASGSSATWAFRYGATTLTGGSASVGGWAHLTGLYDTEDKTLRLYVNGKEVDSETGVAPVAAPGAFQIGRARGDSGARWKGEIGDVRVWDRVVPREEIERLGSRPAELAAAWDIERTDDGVIPGRDGDKPLTLHGGAGFYTPDIEGCLEDPDCVDFPADALDGNDHLFLDGTDDYAATSGPVVDTADSFSAGLRVRFADTTPDRPMTVLSQGDADSDAFKVRYDPAASQWQLIVTDGSGPGAAETVVAGPGAPTSFSDEVVVVYDDSEGHITLYVNGEAVAGTEFNASWNAPGPLQIGRGHTADGGWGEYFHGGADTVRVFSGALTASQVKSFAYLY